In a single window of the Terrirubrum flagellatum genome:
- a CDS encoding MFS transporter → MSSQSVSIFPRLLAASSAMHAADQMTLAAVPLIAAAAGADARTIGLLVAAQSAAWLLLSLPIGALADRFSRRTILLAGGALALIGSITGWLALHAPGAPLALIGAACFVTAAGVVAIVLSVFALMPRIVETKGLPRANSRLELMRAIVTLAAPAPATWLVAHGSADIVFVATAVFGLGALIACWPLPADKPAAPAQPMLTAIREGARFVAGHHALRAIALCAIFWNMAFFALTALFVPFATSKLGLEPQAIGRMWSALGAGLVLSALFAPAITARVSLGGLLMFGPLVSFIAIGVIATASRATPEPMIWAAFFLIGFGPMLWAVTQTSLRQAITPQPMMGRVGATMQAANYGARPIGALLAGWLGATVGVGEAMLLPAILFTLSLASMAWLLRATLAAATAETAQAA, encoded by the coding sequence ATGTCCAGCCAGTCCGTTTCGATCTTCCCTCGCCTGCTCGCCGCCTCGTCGGCGATGCACGCCGCCGACCAGATGACGCTCGCGGCCGTTCCCCTCATCGCGGCCGCCGCAGGCGCCGATGCGCGCACCATCGGCCTTCTGGTCGCGGCGCAATCGGCGGCGTGGCTGCTGCTCTCGCTGCCGATCGGCGCGCTCGCCGATCGTTTCTCGCGCCGCACGATCCTGCTCGCCGGCGGCGCGCTTGCCCTCATCGGTTCGATCACCGGCTGGCTGGCGCTGCATGCGCCCGGCGCGCCGCTCGCGCTCATTGGCGCGGCCTGTTTTGTGACCGCCGCCGGCGTCGTCGCCATCGTGCTTTCGGTCTTTGCGCTCATGCCGCGCATCGTCGAGACGAAAGGGCTGCCACGCGCCAATTCGCGACTGGAGCTGATGCGCGCCATCGTCACGCTCGCGGCGCCTGCGCCGGCGACATGGCTCGTCGCCCACGGCTCGGCCGACATCGTCTTCGTTGCGACGGCTGTGTTCGGTCTTGGCGCGCTGATCGCCTGTTGGCCGCTGCCCGCCGACAAGCCTGCCGCGCCGGCGCAGCCCATGCTGACCGCGATCCGCGAAGGCGCGCGCTTCGTCGCCGGTCATCACGCGCTCCGCGCCATCGCGCTCTGCGCGATCTTCTGGAACATGGCCTTCTTCGCGCTCACCGCCCTGTTCGTTCCCTTCGCGACGTCAAAGCTCGGCCTCGAGCCGCAGGCGATTGGCCGCATGTGGTCGGCGCTCGGCGCGGGCCTCGTGCTCAGCGCCTTGTTCGCGCCTGCGATCACCGCGCGCGTCTCGCTTGGCGGCCTGCTGATGTTCGGCCCGCTTGTGTCCTTCATCGCGATCGGCGTCATTGCGACGGCCTCGCGCGCTACACCCGAGCCGATGATCTGGGCCGCCTTCTTCCTCATCGGCTTTGGCCCGATGCTGTGGGCGGTGACGCAGACATCGCTGCGCCAGGCGATCACGCCGCAGCCGATGATGGGGCGCGTCGGTGCGACGATGCAGGCCGCGAACTATGGCGCCCGTCCGATCGGCGCGCTGCTCGCGGGCTGGCTCGGCGCCACGGTCGGCGTCGGCGAGGCGATGCTGCTGCCGGCGATCCTGTTCACGCTTTCGCTCGCGAGCATGGCGTGGCTCCTGCGCGCCACGCTCGCCGCTGCGACCGCAGAGACGGCGCAGGCCGCGTAA